One genomic region from Uloborus diversus isolate 005 chromosome 2, Udiv.v.3.1, whole genome shotgun sequence encodes:
- the LOC129235155 gene encoding uncharacterized protein LOC129235155 has translation MNETYVSVITQELITCGTLLGPLTLTSGAPDSLAVLTWRCVDKIPHSKQILKVSLKEQTNGKNSSKVPSWLSHILPARNPEEQTLEVVVKSGQLYFRALKDVVSGEELKAWFGQDLAEILKLPMIPPNVFEGEKRYECMLCQEQFENPFPVVAHLMYRCRRKDQGIGMVPNPFRRKNGGRVKNFDIATLTDMNVDRGNDDNCPETPPSSSNEVSRQSDFIPESQIDVVGKRKKKSEHSDDDSSPTKKPKFATELKCNEGTKSLDAKILSSNKSQNHNFKLSSNTGSVYSSLLCSSTDANVTEQNSTSAFKKVDKSSISFHSNIGSVSTLFPRTLDPRDLLFQTNHNNFSSFHYMPPATRSPPCVGVTFSQSETAGLQHSAMGVPSLDVHMTSAFAPSVKLATSITSTTSNIHHQLKMVEECKLMRKMPNLPDSSYELNSLMSPNGARMSTLSAAGLHYAPKPQALENFNGNKGFPTPLLPFLPPSLAALSFPTQNWCAKCNASFRMTSDLVYHMRSHHKKETDPQKLKREEKLRCNICNETFRERHHLTRHMTSHQ, from the exons ATGAACGAGACGTATGTTTCGGTAATCACGCAGGAATTGATCACGTGTGGTACACTCCTTGGACCTCTGACTTTGACATCCGGTGCTCCTGATTCTCTTGCAGTTCTTACTTGGAGATGCGTTGATAAAATTCCTCATTCTAAACAAATATTAAAG GTTTCTTTGAAAGAGCAAACTAACGGCAAGAATTCATCAAAAGTTCCTTCTTGGTTGTCTCATATTCTGCCAGCAAGGAATCCAGAAGAGCAGACGTTGGAAGTGGTCGTGAAAAGTGGGCAGCTGTACTTCAGAGCTCTTAAAGACGTAGTTTCAGGAGAGGAATTAAAAGCCTGGTTTGGGCAGGACTTAGCAGAAATTTTAAAGCTACCAATGATCCCCCCGaatgtgtttgaag GTGAGAAAAGGTACGAATGCATGCTGTGCCaagaacaatttgaaaatccatTTCCAGTTGTAGCCCATTTAATGTATCGCTGCCGTAGGAAGGATCAAGGCATCGGCATGGTTCCAAACCCTTTCCGAAGGAAAAATGGTGGACGAGTCAAGAACTTCGACATAGCTACTCTTACTGATATGAATGTTGATCGTGGCAACGACGACAACTGTCCTGAGACGCCGCCTAGTTCATCTAATGAAGTATCAAGGCAATCGGACTTCATTCCTGAAAGTCAAATTGATGTGGttgggaaaagaaagaaaaagtcagAACATAGTGACGATGATTCTTCTCCAACAAAGAAACCAAAATTTGCTACGGAGTTAAAATGTAATGAAGGTACAAAATCGCTTGATGCGAAAATTTTGAGCTCCAACAAGTCTCAAAACCACAATTTCAAGTTGTCGTCAAATACCGGTTCTGTATATTCATCGCTTTTGTGTTCCAGCACTGATGCAAACGTAACAGAACAGAACAGTACCAGTGCGTTTAAAAAAGTAGATAAATCGAGTATTTCATTCCATTCAAACATTGGCTCTGTTTCAACGCTATTTCCAAGAACACTAGATCCTAGGGACTTGCTCTTCCAAACTAATCAcaataatttttcttcatttcattaCATGCCACCAGCAACTAGAAGCCCTCCTTGTGTTGGCGTCACATTTTCTCAAAGTGAAACAGCAGGATTGCAGCACTCTGCTATGGGTGTCCCGTCATTGGACGTTCACATGACCAGTGCTTTTGCTCCTAGTGTAAAACTTGCTACTTCAATAACAAGTACAACCAGTAATATCCACCATCAACTGAAAATGGTTGAGGAATGTAAATTGATGAGGAAGATGCCAAATTTGCCAGACAGTAGTTATGAGTTAAATTCCTTGATGTCACCGAACGGAGCTAGGATGTCAACTCTCTCCGCTGCTGGATTACATTACGCTCCAAAACCTCAAGCACTAGAAAACTTTAATGGAAATAAAGGGTTTCCTACTCCCTTATTACCGTTTTTACCTCCTTCATTGGCTGCCCTGTCTTTTCCAACACAAAACTGGTGCGCAAAATGCAACGCTTCTTTCAGGATGACCAGTGATTTGGTCTACCACATGAGGTCTCACCACAAAAAGGAAACAGACCCGCAGAAATTAAAACGAGAAGAAAAACTGAGGTGCAATATCTGCAACGAGACTTTCAGGGAAAGACATCACTTGACGAGGCATATGACGTCACACCAGTGA